AGGCGCTTCCTGGCCTTTTCGATCTCGTGGATGTTGCGGCCACCTTCGCCAATCTGGTCGAGCAGGTCCTTAACTTCGTCAGCGAGGTTCTTGTTCTCGCGGCGGACAGCCTCGAGCTGTTCCTGGCCTTCCTCGTAGGCACCCTTGAGACGGAACAATTCGGTGGAGTAGTTGCGGCATTCCTTCTGGCTGGCGTCGAGCTCGGCGGCGAGGTCGTCGACCTTGAGCTTCCATTCTCCAATGATCTTGTCGAAGGCCTTCTGCTTCTTCTCGGCAGCGTTGGCGATGGCGGTGGCACGGTCGACCTCGAGCTGCAGGTCCTCGACCTCGGTGGCGAGGCGCTGCTTGGTCTTCTCGAGGGCAACGACCTTCTGGTTGAGGGACTCAATGGTCTCCTCGGCCTCGGCGAGGCGGGCCTGGAGCTTGCGCTTGGCCTCCTCGAGCTCCTCGGAGCGGGCAACACCCTCGGACTCGTACTTGGAGCGCCAGATCTGGCCCTCGGCGTTGGCCTTGGAAAGCTGGCGCTGAAGATCAGCCTTGCCCTCGGCCTCCTCCTCGACCTGTTCGCGGATGTTGTCCAGGTCGTGCTCGAGGTTGCGGAACTTGCCCAGAAGGGTGGCGCGTTCCTGTTAACAAGAAAACACATTAATTAGCTTCTATGTCGGTAAGCCTTGTTAAGTGCATCATTAGACCAAGTAAGTCTCAGCTTGATACTAAAACGCACCAATATGGCAATATCTAACAATGTGTCGTTTGAGTTATCTTTGTTGTTGTTTTCTTTTAGATGAACCATGTTATATTGTATACTAACCCTGGCCTCCTCGTCGGCGAGCCTCTTGGTATCCTCCAGCTGAGTGGTGAGCGACACCTTGATCTTGGACAGCTGCGACACCTGGGACTCGGCCTCCTCCAGTTGGCGGAGCAGGTCTGAGTTCTCGATGGACATCTTCTTCTTGGCGGCATCCAGGTCGTTGAGGGTGCGGTTGGCCTCGTCAGCCTTGTTTTGGACTTCGTTGAGCTGGTGCTGGAGCTGCTTGGCGATCTTCTCCTGGGCAGCCTAttaggaaataaataattgttagaCGAAGGTATTTTCACGGTTTAGTTGAAAGTTTAATGGTTTGaattcttttaatatttaaattttggtGATGCAGGCTGATATTCGTTTTAGCGTGTATTTAACAGATCATGACTGTGTTAAAAACAAacggtattatttattatgagaaGAAAAATATTGCAGAGAAATATTgaattatacatacataggttggtgcaaatgtttacatttataaaacttCTGATACATTGTTACGGTAAGCACCACGACTATTTTTaacttacataatattaggcacattatatgttatttaattatattattcaatAATTAGTTGTTGaaaggttttatttaatgttactaATGTTAGAAGATAATTAGAATAGGGATTAATCAGTTTAAAAATCattcaaaaaagttttttacattttagctGTAGTTTAGTTTCACGTTACAGCGCTCATAGCTTTTTTGCGTTTAGTAAAACTATATTAGGTATGTTAAATTGGGCGTGTGTAGTGTCTGGTCCCAAGCACACAAGTTGTTTAAGTTCTTATATACAGCTACTATCCTAGGATAAGCATTATAAGGGCTGTATAAATCTTTATAAAGCTCTTGTGCGACTTGGGTTGCAACTCCATCTAACTGGCGAAAGCGAAGCGAAGTCCTGCTGATGCCAAAACAATTTATACCTTTTCGTTGGACACGTGGTCGAGACCAGCGCGGAGGTCATTGACTTCGCTAAAGTACTGAGAACGTTCCTTCTCAGCCCTGGATGGATTAGAAACACGATTAATATCACCTAATTGGTATGTGTTTGTGTTGTGGGCATTGAGTGGGCCGTGGTTCTTTCACGTTTAGGGAACATGCGGGGGAACTCGGTACACATGCCTCGTGGATGACATGTTACCTTTTCACGGGCCACCTGATCGACGGCAGCGCGTGTGTTGTTTAGCTCCGAGTAGCAAGACGCGCGGTCATGATCAGCCCTGAATTAGCAGTACAATTGAGTATCCCAAGCTTTCAAGTCCCAGTTCAAATTTAAAGGTTCAATACAAAATTACATTTCCTTTGCATATTAAAAGtgtatttataaacattatGCTGATGTTTATAAGATTTGCCACGTAGGAGTGCTATAAATATTCAGCATCGAGTGCCTCTTGctgtaactatttttatttcgcCAATTgcgtttacttatttttacgaTCTATGAAATCAGGATATTTGATTATAAAAAAAGcacgtacatacatacttagctTACAATAATCTAGAGCATAAAAATTGTGTTTTCATTGCTCTAGTAGAAAAGGATATAATATAACGTATAATACTCACTTGGCCTTGAGCTTGTTGAGCTGGTCGAGCTGCTCACCCATCTCGGCGACGGAATCGTTGTGCTTCTTGCGCAGGTTGGCGAGGGTGGACTCGTGCTGGATGTTGGCCTCCTCCAGGTCGCGGCGCAGCTTGCTGAGTTCAGCCTCGCGCTTCTTGTTAAGCTCGATCTGGGCAGAGGTAGCACCACCGGCCTCCTCAAGGCGCTCGCCGAGCTCCTCGAGTTCACGAGCGAGGTCAGCGCGCTGCTTCTCAGCCTTGGCGCGAGCCTGGCGCTCAGACTCGACTTCCTCCTCGAGCTCCTCGATGCGAGCCTGCAGTTCCTTGATCTGCTTCTGCAGCTTGCTGACAAGGGACTGTTCATCCTCGAGCTTAGCGGTCAGGGAGGAGATCTCCTTGTCCTTGCGCTGGATGGTCTGCTCCAGCTCCTTCTTGTTGCGTTCGAGGTCGGCGACGGCTTCCTGGGTCAGCTTGAGGTCGCCCTCAACCTTCCTCCTCTGCTTCTCAACATCACCGCGCAGCTTCTTCTCGCGCTCCAGAGAGTCCTCCAGCTCGTCGAGAGTCTGCTCGAGCTTCTGCTTGACCTTGTTGAGGTGGTTGACCTTATCCTCGGCGGCCTGGAGTTCCTCACCAGTCTTCTGGTTGGACTCGCCCTGCATCTTCTTCTCCTTGTTGAGCTTGTTGATGAGCTCATCTTGGTGGGCGATCTCATCGTTCAAGTTGCGGATCTGGTGGTCCTTGGTGGCCTTGTCCTGCTCGGATTTCTGGACGGCCAGCTCGAGATCCTCGACGTCCTTCTTGAGGCCAGAGACCTCCTGTTCCAACTTCTTCTTGTTCTGGAACAGCTGGTTGCGGGCGTCCTCCTCCTGGGTCAGGCGGTCCTGGGTGTCCTACGGTCACAACAGCTCGAATCAGTATACGGTATTCAGTATTCAAGTATATAAAACTAGGCATCGAAAAAATAAACAGTTGGCTTTTAATTGCTTTCGCAATTCCTCTAAACACGTCTGGCTTCTGTCTATCGGCAAATAATAGCAATTAATGATTTGCAATAAAATCGTGCAACCCGCAGACgtgcaatttatttttaactcttCAAGCTGCTTTTAGTGTAAACATAACGGTGTTTATTTAAAGAAATACTCTAGCAAACGAAGCATTGCTTTGCAACAGTGTTACGGCTACATATTTGGCTTGTAACGGGATGTCTTCTAAGTAACTAATGTCCGGTATGTTTACTCGCCGCAGGAATCTCAGCtaattaattaaactaattaggtacattatttatttagcgCCAGAGTATTCGCGACCCAAATTGCTCATTGCTATTTCAAGATGACGCATCATTACCgggataaaaaatatgttacaaaTTTTACGATTATTATCCGCCTGGATATGCCACATGTTAATAACTGAAGGGTATAAGGAGGAATTTAGCAAGCCACTAGTAGATGATGGTTCACAACTTTTTTTGCACTATCGTTTGAGGTACCAAAACAATTTACGACTATGTATGAAGATTTTCTGTTTCTCTCTTGAcgattcataataataaaagtagattcattatcacaaaagtgactacatgatttttttttattactataccTACTCTTAATTATGGggcttaaaattattattttactaagttTTGCTAATTCGACTATTATGACTAATATGCCTTGTTTCTATACTTTCTATTATGACGCTGTGAAGTTTTCATTTTTCTAGAGGATATCaatataaatagtttttattattgtttgagTAATGTACATGATCTGTGCTATACTATCacataactaataaataattaacacttaCCCTAAGCTGGGACTCCATGTCGGACTTCTGGGCCTGGAGCTTGGCGGCGCGCTCCTGGACTTCGGACAGCGAGCCCTTCTCGCCCTCGAGCGAGCCGAGCAGAGCGGTCTTCTCCTCCAGCAGCTTGGCGTTGAGGACCTCCAACTCCTTGCGAAGTTTCTCCTCCTTCTCCAGAGCCTCGATCGCCTTGTTGGCCTTCTCTTCCAGTTTCTGCAATTCAACCACACTTTTATCCACACCATCCCATTCCGAAACGTGTATCGttgccattttatttaattttattgatcaCATCAATTGATTGGATAGGGAATGTCGGTTCGTTCGTTAGGGGAGTTAGGCGCGCGCCCAGCCGACCGCTCGACTGAACGGGGCGCTGGAGTTTTCCAGCGGGCGATAGCCGCCCACGCGCATGATTACTTAGCTAGGTGAGTGGGGCGATAGGGGGGGATTCCAGAAATGGCTGCGGCAGGTGCGGTGTCACGTAACCGGCAGGTGGGTGCGGTTAGCTATTTACGTGCTTGATTCACGCCgctaaatttgattatttattggGTCAGAGTGCTCCATCATATTAATGCGTTGAGTGATGCTTACCGCGATCTCATCCTCGATGCGGCTGACGTTGAGGAGGGGCTTGACCTTCTGCCACAACTTCCACCAGGGCCAGGTACGGAGTTGCAGGTACTTGCGCAAGTTGCGCTGGACAACTTGGAGGGCGACCCTAGTGGTAGAAAACTTAACTTAGCATATCTTtatgaataatataatttaatttacataatGAAGTCGGATATTTGCAATTATGATATAACTAAGGTTGAAGGTAAGGTAAGGCTTTatgaaggttgactggtagagaatgcctcatagcattaagtccgccttttgtgcgattgtattttcttttgtgcaataaagattaaataaataatttaataacaaaatttcaaaagatAATAActaagaaaaaacattttaaaaaaatattaaagatttGGAATGCCAAATATCGATTTCATTACTATACCTAATTGAATTTAATATATGTAACTGTCCAGAATAaataagtgttattttatttcaggtaatGATCCCGCTTTAGTAAAAGTAACAGTGTAAGTGTGCGATGTTATTAAAGAAACTGTATAAGGTAAGATATCATACCTCTGTTCCTGCAGCTTCTTGTACTCCTTGCGGGACAGGTAACCGCGAATGTAGGCCTGGAGCCAAGACACAATCTTGGACAGCCTATCGTCACGCATCTCTTCCATCTGACCCAGGACACCAGCGCGGAAGAACACCTGGATATATAGCTAAGTCAGAACAAATCCAGACGCCCGACTTGTAGAGTTAGTAACTGGTAACATctagttttaatatatttaaaactatttctacacattatttgTGTCAGAAATAtgaacataatatttttaaatgatatatTTTTCTACATCTAATGTTAGTGGGGAATTTGCGTGAGTAATCTCGAAAAAAAACGGAGACTTTTTGAAGCGGCATGACATGGAAACATAAAAAATCGACACATAGACAACACGAGGTACAGACGATACAGACAGTAAAAGAATAAGAGGAGTTAATATCGGAATGTGTATGTGTATCCGTTACTCATGTACTACGTCTACCTTTGTTTTTCCAAGTCTGAAAGATTCCGAGTCCAAACCGGTTGTCTCGAGAATTTTCTCGGCGGCTTTCTCTGGCGACATTCCGTCTTTGACCAACCCCGGGCACAGAATTTTGTATCTGCGTTTGAGGagcatacaaaaatataacagtgtgtgtgtatgtatgtgtatgtacagGTAGAAAGGATAGGGGAAAATCCAAACAGGAGCCTTGTCACTTGGGCCCTTTGAAGCGGCTTAGTCTACTGGACAAATTACTGTACCAATTGTAAATGGTGGTCGTAATTTGCCTGAAGTATTGATAACTTGCAATTGGCTTTCTCACAGCTAACTACGCAACCGAATGAACATGCCTTGGTGTGACCGAGACGGTACGATTCGACATCCAAGCCTGTGGCGTCCAGGATGACTTGGGCGATCTTCTTAGGATCGGTTTCCTTGTCCACAGCTTGAGGGGCCAGGATCTTGTAACTACATTATCAAAATATTTCCACACAATGAGGGAGAGTCACAATAAATAGTTCTAAAGACGTGCTAGGCACATAAGGAGAGGGTGGAACAAAATGTGGGACATACTGTAAAAAACATTGATATGTTAACCACACTGCATACGATTAGGGGTATGGACTGCAATTAAGATTAATAACATGTATCCCAGGAACCTTCTATGACATAATGACCTAGAAATAACAATGGGTCAACAAAAAGGGTTCAACATTAACTCTATTCTTTAGAGTTTAACAATTTCTACTTCTCCATGCTAAAACCATTCTGGACCCCATTATAATTCTTGCCTTGGTGTGACCGATACGATAGCTCTCAGGGTCGAGTTCGACAGACTCCAGACACTTCCTAGCTGCTTCTTTAGGATCTTTTTCGTTGGTCATGATGGCTGGCGCCAGAATCATGTAACTGTTTGTCGAACatcaattatttaataaatagagTCCCTCCAACTACTCTGTATGTGACAcgtcattaaaataatttgtcGTTATATAAAACAGCTTATTAATAATCTATGATATTTCAGCAAGTGTTACTCATAGCTATGAACTATGTAAATTTGACTGATGATGTCAGCAAGTCAGCGGTAAAACCAGAATAGTTGCTCCAGAAAATACCAGcgctaaaaaaaagttttgactaaccacatataaaaataaacataacccTCTATAATCAaaacagagacataaaataCTAAAGTTATAGTTGTAATTTGAATTCTTGAATTATTTTTGATATTGATGTTGGGATCTTACCGGAGCTTGAAGTCAGGGTAGACCATCCTGTTGGGGAAACCTTTACGGCAAATACGGATGCCTTCCAACACACCGTTACAGGTCAGCTGGTGCATGACAAGGTGGGAGTCGATGAGACCTGGCGAGCGAATACACGCACACGGATAAGAGGAAATTACAGAAAATAGAAAGCCTTCGCTATTAAtgtgtattaattaatttaaaaaaacaggtATGTAGATTTTAAaccaattacttatttttttacttatccTTATAGTTGTAATAGAGTAGAGATAGAAAAGTCTCAATTTACTTTACTAAAGACaaatagtaaaattttaaaacgagtGAAAGGGAAAAGAAGATAAAGTGATATTGGTCACTTTACTAACACAAATATATTTAGCACAATTATTACTCACCAGGCTGTTTCAACTCGTTGGGGATGATACAACGTACGAAGTGAGGTTGGGTGGACCTCAGAGTTGTCATCAGGTTGTTAAGTTGTTCCTGTATGGATTAACAAAATTAGTATGCACAATTGTGATTTTGTATAGTATTTACAACAGCATTTTTCATGTTTGTCTAAATCCAATACAACTGATTATTTACCCAGAACATTTCTTAGTTTTGTCTAATAGAAATGTCTGCAAACAACATAAAAAGCGACACTCGATGATACATGAATATTGACGTAGATTTGACATGTAATGACGTGACGATGTgaataaacacacacacacacaaaactaaagttatgaTTCCTAATAAACACACACTAACACACAAAGCTATTAGACCCAGCAGCGTCGTACAGTACGTTCCTGGGGACGTTATGCGCTGTGCGTGTAATTTTTCCACAGTGCATTGATCTACACTATAACACCATAGTGCATGTAAAATATTACAACCTCTAAAAACATAAAACAGGTAATTTTCATGTTACCTTTAATATTACGTCTATGAAATGTTACTACCACAATTTTCAAAAACAATGTAGAATATATGAAGCTACATCAATATAAACCAAAAATCAATCTTTAATATAAACTTAAGAACCTTGTACGCGGAGGAGACAGTAGCAAAACCACCACCCTTCTTACCGCGACCGCCTATGAACGTACATTATAAACAAGCATAGATTAGTACCAAGACGATCACAAGGCAACATGACGGGACAATACTCGATGGCTAAACATAGACTATCGGCGACATGAGCTGTGCTGTAAAACATATAGTAGAGTggccgaacaggctttaggttacttttcgctcatgtcgtcttgGACataggtatatttggtatcagtacattcagtatgatgtcctgaacacaaataaatatttgatgacatatatatatttggtGGGGGTCCACTGCTTTCGCGCTTGACATCGCCAGTTTTTGAGACATTTGGTACcacacatggtatgtttaaaaaaaaagtaaaaaaaaatatactgccgactttatgacatCACAGCAACTACcgccaccactttcgcgcttgtcatctcatatatttgtgttcaggacaccATACTGAATGCACtaataccaaatatacccatgtccgagacgacatgagcgaaaatcgttttctagaagacttctagacaaaaAACCGACCCTCTAATATTATGTTGACATTGACAAGGTAATGTGAAAGCGTGGAAGACTGACCCTAATTACCACTAAGTTGTAATCAGTAGATTCAGTAGTAGTAACAAGGGTTAATCTTAGGCATGATAGACGATACTGAAGCTACGCCGAAGGCAGTGAAGCAAATCCCTTTCAATGAATGTAAGTTTACCCTGTAGAGCGATGATACAGTCTGGAAGGCAGAACCCTTAGCACGCTTGCCTCCAGCGCCTTAAGTTGAAAAGTGACATGAGAAATAAACATTAATATGTCTTTGTAGACAATGATGCAAGTACATTCAATAGAATGATAGTGTGTAATTATCCTCTTTGCTAGGTCTTCTAGATTAGAAATAAACACAATGTGTGTTTATTTCTAATCTATTCGACGAAGCAACTcggataataaaattgtaatagaacTTCACTTatggtaagttcgtttaatcattAAGTATAATGAAATAATCCAAGATCACTGAAGTATTGATGTGATTTTGGTAAGTGACATTTGGGTTTTATATCACCCGTCTTGTGGTGTGTGATGATATTATATGTTCACAGAAGGTATGAATACAGCTCATGGTACCTGGTCACCTGTTTTCGTAGAGATCAAAATTGCTATAGGGGCTTATCGAAATCAGTAttaaaaattatcatttaaaaaatcaatTGAATCCTTATCTGAGTAAAAGTTATTGATACGTACCCTTGCCGCCACCGGCATCAGCACCACCGGACTGACCAGGATGGTCAGCGAAGATCTCAATCAACAGTTTGTTGGTGCCCTTCTTGAACTGGTCTACGACAGTGTCGTTAAGGGGGTCCTTGTTCTTCTCAAGCCAGCCTGAGATGTTGTAACCGACCTGTTTAAGGAGGGTGGGTGAATTAAGGTGGTGGGTAGTGAATGACTGAGTGAACTAATTTAGATACCAACATTAGCAATCATTTTATTTGCTAGATTTTCAAAAAGGATATAATTCAAAGGGAAGCTTACTTTCATTCTGTTGTTTAAGTAAAGAAAATGTTTATGAACCAAATATCAGCTCAATATAATTAAAAGTGAAGTGAAATGATCGTTGGTATTGTTGATGATAAAGATACTTACGTTGCCGGCATAATGGCCAATGGCGAAGTGGGCAGCCTGGCAGCCGGGCTTGGGAGGCTTGGGCTTCAGGAACGGAGGCGACTTGCCCAAGTGGTTGTTATTCAACTTCTCAACGAAGGTCTGATCGGTAGCTTTCGGGAACATAGATTCTTCCTCAAGGATGGAGAGGATACCCATGGGCTGGAAACGGACCGATGGCGTTAGAACACGAAGTACGGCTTGCTTATCTTCTGAAAATGCTACTTATGCCAAGTGTAGTTACTTTACGACTAAAATTGTATCATGAAATGTAAATTTTGATAGGACAAGCTATAATTATGTTCTTGGAGAGGAAATTTAAATACGAGTAGCTGTTGTTTCATCAAGATAAAGTCGATAATAAAATTCAagtgaataataaaaatgaggcaaaaggtacaaatttaatttaattataaatctgtaacaaaggaaaaaaaattaaaagagaaaTAAAGGTTTTAAATACTACTTTTGTGTAAAAGGGGGTTCTAGCGtgtatatttttgttaagcGTTATCGGTTAAGCGGCATGCATTCGTAGTTGTGTGCTTTTTTCTAATAgtgagtgtaattttattagctATATAACTTTGTACTGTATCTATAAAATAGTGCTTCTTTTTCCATAGCTTCACATATTTTTAGtgtctttttttattaaacttgaTTGCTGACTTTTTAGTTGTTAAAAATACTGGTATTACTGGTGCAGTTAATATAGCTAATtagcttaaaaaatatatgcttATTAACGGATTAGACTGATATTGTAGTTTTGCAAGTGTTCTATCGGCGGTGTGGGTACAGACCGTGATAAATATATCATAATgatcaatatttaataatatccaATAACACAGCAGCTAGTAAGGTGATTCaagaaatcaaagttttaattttatttactcaCCTCATTATTTTCATcctacctactaaaataataattagtaattaatttgaGAATTGTTTAATAACATTTAGTGGTCGCTACCACCAGTACCACCggtcaacttttttttttaatacgtactGCGATGTGGGATTATGGTTTGCTTTTATTATGTTCCATGataatatttatctattataatagtttatgtgactgctatatAATAAAAGGCGTAATTTACGATAATATCGCCTTCgtttaatttcatacattttgaaatgtCGGTAGCTATCCCTAAATatcaattcaaaaataaaataaaaaaatctagacTGTTTTCTAATACAATACATCCGTTTTAGAGGTTGagagtataaaaaataataataataataataacagcaaacttctccaaagggactctacgtgttggatgtgtatccccacgcacgcctatcaaatgaccgggatgtatatacccgtgagtttatacgagatacaaataataaaaatatcgtcTTTCTTTGATTTCACAAATTTTCATATGTCAGTAGCGACCCctaaatatcaatttaaaaatttataaaaaaaatagtgttttCTAATGCAAAAGATCATTTATAGAGATCATAGGtgagagtaaaaaaataaacatatatatttttttttcagtacaaGTTTAAATCAGCCTAACAGCTAGCCAGCATTCCTCACAGGCAGCAGATTCTATAGGGGTTGTTAGAGATTGTGAATACAGTATTATAGAATATGTCGATCATTTGATACAATAAAACAGCGTGTAAAGATTCGCAAGGATGCTGCTTTCATTAAAAATGCTTTTAGCCTCGATTGCTGAAAAGGATCGTGTGCGCAAAGCATTTGTTTATACCGCGGAGCAAGGGATCAGCCAGAGATGTACTTGCGGGAGACGTTTTCAGCCCCAAGCGTCGTCTAATCGCGCCTATCGTAAGCTATACTGGATTCTAATACCTTTTCTATTAAGTCTATAGTCGCTTGAAGATCCATACCAAAATCTATGAAGGTCCATTGGATCCCTTCACGTTCATACTCTTCTTGCTCTAACACGAACATGAAATGGTTAAAGTATTGTtgtaatttttcgttcgtaaaATTAACGCATAGCTGATTAAACCCGTTCATCTGGATCGTGATACAtggaaaaaataattgtatCTGTTAAACAACTAACATTGTTTGTGTGGAAACGATGGCCGTTGGTgtgagaaaatattaaaaataaaaacaaagaacaCAGATAACACAGAACACATATAACACGTTGCATTGGTGGGTAGCTCGAATGAAGTAACGAatggaattaaattttaagtaaaaGTTCTATGGCTACTTCTTTCGGGCACCCTGTGGCATGAGGCAAGCTCTTGTTGTTGCGTTTT
The window above is part of the Cydia strobilella chromosome 12, ilCydStro3.1, whole genome shotgun sequence genome. Proteins encoded here:
- the LOC134746024 gene encoding myosin heavy chain, muscle isoform X21: MPKPIVQEGDDPDPTPYLFVSLEQKRIDQSKPYDGKKACWVPDEKEGFLQGEIKATKGDLVTVGLPGGETKDFKKDLVGQVNPPKYEKCEDMSNLTYLNDASVLYNLKQRYYHKLIYTYSGLFCVAINPYKRFPVYTTRCARLYRGKRRSEVPPHIFAISDGAYVNMLTNHENQSMLITGESGAGKTENTKKVIAYFATVGASQKKDPNQEKKGSLEDQVVQTNPVLEAFGNAKTVRNDNSSRFGKFIRIHFGPSGKLAGADIETYLLEKARVISQQALERSYHIFYQMMSGSVDGLKTKCMLSNDVYDYHIVSQGKTTIPGLDDGEESVLTDQAFDILGFTQEEKDNVYKITAAVMHMGGMKFKQRGREEQAEADGMEEGERVAKLLGVDCQDLYKNLLKPRIKVGNEFVTQGRNKDQVTNSVGALCKGVFDRLFKWLVKKCNETLDTKQKRQHFIGVLDIAGFEIFDFNGFEQLCINFTNEKLQQFFNHHMFVLEQEEYKKEGINWAFIDFGMDLLACIDLIEKPMGILSILEEESMFPKATDQTFVEKLNNNHLGKSPPFLKPKPPKPGCQAAHFAIGHYAGNVGYNISGWLEKNKDPLNDTVVDQFKKGTNKLLIEIFADHPGQSGGADAGGGKGGRGKKGGGFATVSSAYKEQLNNLMTTLRSTQPHFVRCIIPNELKQPGLIDSHLVMHQLTCNGVLEGIRICRKGFPNRMVYPDFKLRYMILAPAIMTNEKDPKEAARKCLESVELDPESYRIGHTKVFFRAGVLGQMEEMRDDRLSKIVSWLQAYIRGYLSRKEYKKLQEQRVALQVVQRNLRKYLQLRTWPWWKLWQKVKPLLNVSRIEDEIAKLEEKANKAIEALEKEEKLRKELEVLNAKLLEEKTALLGSLEGEKGSLSEVQERAAKLQAQKSDMESQLRDTQDRLTQEEDARNQLFQNKKKLEQEVSGLKKDVEDLELAVQKSEQDKATKDHQIRNLNDEIAHQDELINKLNKEKKMQGESNQKTGEELQAAEDKVNHLNKVKQKLEQTLDELEDSLEREKKLRGDVEKQRRKVEGDLKLTQEAVADLERNKKELEQTIQRKDKEISSLTAKLEDEQSLVSKLQKQIKELQARIEELEEEVESERQARAKAEKQRADLARELEELGERLEEAGGATSAQIELNKKREAELSKLRRDLEEANIQHESTLANLRKKHNDSVAEMGEQLDQLNKLKAKAEKERSQYFSEVNDLRAGLDHVSNEKAAQEKIAKQLQHQLNEVQNKADEANRTLNDLDAAKKKMSIENSDLLRQLEEAESQVSQLSKIKVSLTTQLEDTKRLADEEARERATLLGKFRNLEHDLDNIREQVEEEAEGKADLQRQLSKANAEGQIWRSKYESEGVARSEELEEAKRKLQARLAEAEETIESLNQKVVALEKTKQRLATEVEDLQLEVDRATAIANAAEKKQKAFDKIIGEWKLKVDDLAAELDASQKECRNYSTELFRLKGAYEEGQEQLEAVRRENKNLADEVKDLLDQIGEGGRNIHEIEKARKRLEAEKDELQAALEEAESALEQEENKVLRAQLELSQVRQEIDRRIQEKEEEFENTRKNHQRALDSMQASLEAEAKGKAEALRMKKKLEADINELEIALDHANKANAEAQKNIKRYQAQIKDLQTALEEEQRARDDAREQLGISERRANALQNELEESRTLLEQADRARRQAEQELGDAHEQLNELSAQSASLSAAKRKLESELQTLHADLDELLNEAKNSEEKAKKAMVDAARLADELRAEQEHAQTQEKLRKALEQQIKELQVRLDEAEANALKGGKKAIQKLEQRVRELENELDGEQRRHADAQKNLRKSERRIKELTFQAEEDRKNHERMQDLVDKLQQKIKTYKRQIEEAEEIAALNLAKFRKAQQELEEAEERADLAEQAISKFRGKGRAGSAARGVSPAPQRPRPAFDGFGTFPPRFDLANDDF